The sequence ATTTAAGTATTCATGACAATTATAATGCAAAATTATTTGAAATAGATTGTTTAAAAAAAATTTCAAAATTATTTGAAAAATATACTATTTTAATTATAGTAGGAGGATCTGGATTATACGAAAAAGCAATAACAGAAGGATTATCTGATATTCCTAAAATTAATTTAAATATTAGAAATAATTTAATTTTTAATTTTAAAAAAAATGGTATTTATTTTTTACAAAAAGAATTTTTAAAAAAAAAAAATAAAGAAGATATAATAGATATACAAAATCCAAAACGTTTAATTCGATACTTAGAAATAATTGAATCTACAGGACATTCTCCTTCTTTTTTTTTTAAAAAAAAAAAAAATAAAAGAAACTTTACAATTTTAAAAATTGGATTAATTATGTGTAGGGATAATATTTATTTTAGAATAAATTCTAGAGTAGAAAATATGATAAATAAAGGATTATTTGAAGAAGCAAAACTATATTATGATTACAAATATTTGAATAGTTTACAAACTATAGGATATAATGAAATTTATAATTTTTTTTCTAAAAAAGAAAACTCTATAAATAAAACTATAGAAAAAATAAAAATAAATACTAGAAATTATGCAAAAAGACAAATAACATGGTATAAAAAAGATAAAAAAATAAAATGGTTTAATCCAAATGAAAAAGATAAAATATTAAATTTTTTATTAAAAAAAATGGGCAATACTGGATTTGAACCAGTGACCTCCTGCTTGTAAAACAGATGCTCTAAACCAGTCTGAGCTAATTGCCCAAAAAATTATTCAAATATAAATAAAAAATTAATATAATAATAAAACTTCAGATACAACAAAAGTACTCCCACTTATTAAAATTAAGTCTTTTTTATAAGCTTTTTTTTTAGCGGTAAAAAAAGCTTTTTTTACTGTATTATAAAAACTTATTTTTTCTTTATCTTGTAAAACATTATATACTAATTTTTTTAAATCATTAATAGAAAATTTTCTATCTATATTAGGTTGACAAAAATAATAAAAAGATTTAATAGGAAAATATTCTAATATTTTATCTACTTTTTTTTCTTTTACAAAACCCAAAACTAAATGTAATCTTTCATATGATTCTTTTTTTAATTGATTATTTACCATTAATATGCCTTCCTCATTATGAGCTATATCACAAATTATTTTTGGATAATATTGTAAAATTTGCCATCTACCTCTAAAATTAGTATTTTTTATTACATTTTTTAATCCTTTTTTTATAGATTTATTAGATATAATAAAATTTTTTCTATCATGTAAAATTTTTATAGTTTTTAAAACTATATTTTTATTTAAATTTTGATAATCAGCTTCAAAAGGAATTTGATATTTTAAATTTTTTTTTTCTTCTGTAAAAAAATAGATTGGAGCATTTTTTTTAAAGGATTCTTTTAAAAAAATAAGTTGTATATTTTTTGACATTTTACTTCCTATTATTACTGATACATTTTTTTTTATTATTCCAGCTTTTTCAAAAGCTATTTCTAATTTATTCTTACCAAGAATTTCTGTATGATCCATGCTAATATTAGTAATTATAGATATTTCTGGAATAATAATATTAGTAGAATCTAATCTTCCTCCTAAACCTACTTCAATAATAGCTATATCAATTTTCTTATATTTAAAATATTGAAAAGCTAAAATAGTATTCATTTCAAAAAAAGAAATTTGTTCTTTTTCTATAAATTTTTTATTATTTTTAATAAAATCTATAATAAAATCTTTTTCTATTAATATATTATTACAAGTTATTCTTTCTCTAAAATCTAATAAATGAGGAGAAGTAAATAAACCAATTTTATATTTTTCTTCTTGTAAAATAGAAGATAACATATGAACAGTAGATCCTTTTCCATTTGTTCCTCCTACATGAATACTTTTAAAATAATTTTGAGGATTTCCTAAATAGGAACAAAAATTTTGTATTCTTTTTAAACCTGGTTTATAGGATCTTAAACCATTTTTTTGATAGATTGGAAGACGCTTAAAAATCCATTTAATAATTTCTGAATAATTCAAAATTATGTTCATTAAAATAACATAACAAAAATATATTTTTTTCAAAAAATTAATTATATTAGTATCATAATTTATAATTTTTTAAAATAGAATCACATTTACATTTTATTGATAAAATCATAAAAAAAGATATAAAAAATGGATTTCCTTTGGAAAGGATTAGATTTCGTTTTCCTCCTGAACCAAATGGATATCTTCATATTGGACACATTAAAGCTATATGTCTTAATTTTGAATTGGGTAGAAAATATAAGTCTCCAGTTAATTTAAGATTTGATGATACTAATCCTGTTGTAGAAAATAAAAATTTTATAGAATCTATTAAAAAAGATATTATTTTTTTGGGTTTCAAATGGGATAAAGAAAGTTATGCTTCAGATTATTTTACAAAACTTTACGAATGGGCTATTAAATTAATTAAAGATAATAAAGCTTATGTAGATGATCAATCTCAAAATATTATTAAATTTCAAAGAAAAAATCCTTTTGAAATTGGAATTAATAGTATCTATAGAAATAGATCAATAGATGAAAATCTAGATCTTTTTGATAAAATGAAAAATGGATTTTTTAAAGAAGGATCATGTGTTTTAAGAGCTAAAATTAATATGGAATCATCAAACATGAATATGAGAGATCCAATTATGTATAGAATATTACAAAAAAAACATCATAAAACTGGATATCAATGGTGTATTTATCCTACTTATGATTGGACTCATGGGCAATGTGATTATATTGAACAAATATCTCATTCATTATGTTCATTAGAATTTGAAAATAGAAAACCATTATACAATTGGTATATAAACCAAATATATGATGAAAAAAAAATTAAACCAAAACAAATAGAATTTTCAAGACTAAATATCAGTCATACTATAACTAGTAAAAGAAAAATTAAATATTTAATAGAAAAAAAAATAATACAATCTTGGGATGATCCACGTATTTTAACAATATCTGGATTACGACATAAAGGTTATACGCCAATTTCATTAATAAATTTTGTTCATAATATAGGAATTTCAAAAAGAAATAATATTATTGATATATCTCTTTTAGAATTTTGTATTAGAGTACATTTAAATAAAATAGCAACTAGAGTAATGGTAGTCCTAGATCCAATTAAGTTAATTATAGATAATTATCCTGAAAATACTACTGAATGGATAAAAGCTGAAAAAAATCCAGAAAGTACTACTATTGAATTTAGAAAAGTTCCTTTTTCAAAATATTTATTTATTGAAAAAAATGATTTTTTAGAAAAAGAACAAGAAAATTTTTTTCGTCTTTGTATTGGTAAAGAAGTAAGATTAAAAAATGCTTATATTATAAAAGCTAATTATATAAAAAAAAATTTTGATGGAAAAATAACAGAAATATATTGCTCTTATGATCAAAAAAGCAAATCTGGTAAAAAAGAAAAAAATAAGGAAAAAGGAAGAGTAAAAAGTACTTTACATTGGGTTTCTATAAAACATTCTTTACCTATAAAAATTAATTTATATAATACTCTTTTTTTAAAAAAAAATCCTAATATTGATTTTAAAAAAAATATAAATAAAAAATCAATAGATAAAATTATGGGATATGCAGAACCATTTTTGAAAAAAGCTAAAAAAGGAGATCATTATCAATTCCAAAGAATTGGTTATTTTTATGTAGAAAAGGATAAAAAAAATAAAATTTTTTTTAATAAAACAGTATCTATAAAAAATAAATGGGAAAAAAAAATAAAAAAATTATAAATAAAATTTATTCTAATATTTCTGCAGAAATACTTTCATATTCTCTTAATCCAGTTCCAGCAGGAATTTTATGTCCTACAATAACATTTTCTTTTAATCCATATAAATAATCAGTTTTACTACTTATAGCCGCTTCACTTAAAACTTTTGTTGTTTCCTGAAATGAAGCTGCAGATATAAAAGATTTAGTTTGTAAAGCTGCTCTAGTTATACCCTGCAATATAGGTCTAGCAGTAGCAGCTATAGCATTTCTAGTTTTTATTAATTTTTTATTTTTATATTTTAATACAGCATTTTCATTTATAAAATCTCTATAAGAAATAATATCTCCATTTTTAAAAATATCTGAATCTCCATTATCTTCTACTACTCTCATTTGAGATATTCTATCATTTTCTTCTATAAAATCATCTTTATACTCAATACTTCCTTCTAAAAATTTAGAATCTCCAATATCTATTACTTCTACTTTTCTCATCATTTGTAAAACAATAACTTCAAAATGTTTATCATTAATTTTAACTCCTTGTAAACGATATACTTCCTGTATCTCTTTTATTAAATATTCTTGAACAGCTCGAGGTCCTCTTATATTTAAAATATCATTAGGAGTAACTGCTCCATCTGATAATGGCATTCCTGCTTTTACATAATCATTTTCTTGAACAAGTATTTGATTAGATAATTTTACAAGATATTTTCTAATTTCACCTGTTTTAGATTCTACAATAATTTCTCTATTTCCTCTTTTTATTTTACCATGAGTAACTATTCCGTCCATTTCCGATACTACAGCTGGATTAGAAGGATTACGTGCTTCAAATAATTCAGATAAACGAGGTAATCCTCCTGTAATATCTCCAGATTTAGCTGATCTTCTAGGTACTTTTACTAATATTTTACCTATATCAATTGTTTCTTCATCTTCTACCATTAAATGAGCTCCAACTGGTAAATTATATATTTTTAATTCTTTATTATCTTCATCAAGAATCTTTAATGTTGGAATTAAATTTTTATTTCTTACTTCTGTGATAACTTTTTCTTGAAAACCTGTTTGTTCATCTATTTCTATTTGAAAGGTAACCCCTTGTTCTAAATGTTCATAAGATATTTTTCCAGAAAATTCAGCAATGATTACTGCATTATATAAATCCCATTTACAAATTAAATCTCCTTTTTTTAATTTATCTCCATGTTTAACATATAAAGTAGCTCCATAAGGAATATTATTCATCATTAAAATAGATGATTTTTTTTCATTAAAAAATTTCATTTCTGTAGAACGAGAAACAACAATTCCTACTTTTCCAGAATTTTTTTTTACTAATTTTAAATCTTCAAATTCTACAATACCATTATATTTAGTTCTTATTTGAGAGGATTCTGTAATATTACCTGCTGTTCCTCCAACATGAAACGTACGTAAAGTTAATTGAGTTCCAGGTTCACCAATAGATTGTGCAGCTATAACTCCTACTGCTTCTCCTTTTTGCACTATTTCTCCTGTAGATAAATTACGTCCATAACATTTAGAACAAATACCCATTTTTGCTTCACATGTAAGAGGAGATCTTACTTCTATTATTTCTATTCCAGATTTTTCAATAATGTTTGCTATTATTTCATTAATCATTTCTCTAGAATTTACTATTAATTCATTAGTTTTTGGATGAAAAATATCATTTAAAGAAACACGACCTAAAATTCTATCAAATAAAGTTTCTACTATTTCTTCATTTTTTTTCAACGCAGATATTTCTAATCCACGTAATGTATTACAATCTTCTATTTTTATAATAACATCTTGTGCAGCATCAACTAAACGTCTTGTAAGATATCCTGCATCTGCTGTTTTTAATGCTGTATCTGCTAATCCTTTTCTAGCTCCATGAGTAGATATAAAATATTCTAAAATAGATAATCCTTCTCTAAAATTAGATAATATTGGATTCTCAATAATTTCTCCTCCAGAAGATCCAGCTTTTTTAGGTTTAGCCATTAAACCTCGCATTCCAGAAAGTTGACGTATTTGTTCTTTAGATCCTCTAGCTCCAGAATCTAACATCATATATACAGGATTAAAACCTTGTCTATCTTCACGCATATATTTCATTACTTTTTCTGTAAGCATAGTATTTGTATTTGTCCAAATATCAATTACTTGATTATAACGTTCATTATTCGTTATTAATCCCATATTGTAATTTATTTTTACGTCATCTACCTGTTTAATAGCATGGTTCACCATATATTTTTTATTATCAGGTATAATAATATCTCCTAAACCAAAAGAAAGTCCTCCTTTAAATGCATTATAAAAACCTAATTCTTTAATATCATCTAAAAAATTAGAAGCAGTAGGAACATCCGTTAAATATAGAATTTTACCTATAATTTCTCTTAATGATTTTTTAGTAAGAGATTCATTAATAAATCCTACTTTTTCAGGAACAACTTGATTAAATAATACTCTACCTACGGTAGTTTCTATTAATTTAGATAAAAATTTATTTTCTTCACGAATATTCACTTTAACTTTAATTAAAGCATGTAAATCTACTATTTTTTGATTATAGGCTATTTCTACTTCTTCTGGAGAATAAAAAATTAAACCTTCACCTTTTACATTTCTACTGGAATCAGATAATAAAGGTTTAGTCATATAATACAATCCTAATACCATATCTTGAGAAGGTACTGTAATAGGAGATCCATTCGCAGGATTTAAAATATTTTGAGAAGCTAACATCAAAAGTTGAGCTTCTAAAATAGCTCCATCAGATAATGGTAAATGTACAGCCATTTGATCTCCATCGAAATCTGCATTAAAAGCAGAACAAACTAAAGGATGTAATTGAATAGCTTTTCCTTCTATTAATTTAGGTTGAAAAGCTTGAATTCCTAATCTATGCAAAGTAGGAGCTCTATTCAATAATACAGGATGTCCTTTTAAAACATTTTCTAAAATATCCCATATCATAGGCTCTCTTTTATCAATAATTCTTTTAGAAGATTTTACTGTTTTTACTATGCCTCTTTCAATTAACTTTCTAATAATAAAAGGTTTATAAAGTTCCGCAGCCATATCTTTAGGAATTCCACACTCATGTAATTTTAAATGTGGTCCAACTACAATAACAGATCTAGCAGAATAATCTACTCTTTTTCCTAGAAGATTTTGTCTAAAACGTCCTTGTTTCCCTTTTAAAATATCAGATAAAGATTTTAAAGGTCGATTAGCTTCTGATTTTACTGCAGATACCTTTCTTGAATTATCAAATAAAGAATCTACTGCCTCTTGCAACATTCTTTTTTCATTACGAAGAATAACTTCAGGAGCTTTAATTTCTATAAGTCTTTTTAAACGATTATTTCTTATAAGTACACGACGATATAAATCTGTCATATCAGAAGCAGCATAACGTCCTCCGTCTAAAGGTACTAAAGGACGTAATTCTGGAGGTATTACAGATAATACATGAATAATCATCCAAGATGGATCTCCTCCATTTTTTTTACCTTCTATAAAAGATTCTACTACTTGCAAACGTTTTAAAGCTTCTGTACGTCTTTGTTTAGAAGTTTCATTATGAGCTTGATTCCTTAATTCTATAGATAAAGTATCTAAATTTATACGATTCAATAAATTTTCTATGCATTCTGCTCCCATTTTAGCAATAAATTTATTTGGATCTGAATCTTCTAAATGTTGATTACCTTTTGGTAAAGAATTTAAAATAGATAAATATTCTTCTTCATTTAAAAAATCTCCTTTTTGATAAGGAGATCCATCTGAATGAAAAGCATTTCCTCCTTGTATAACAACATATCTTTCATAATAAATAATCATTTCAAGTTTTTTGGAGGGTAATCCTAACAAATATCCTACTTTATTAGGAGATGATCTAAAACACCAAATATGAACAACAGGAACGACAAGACTAATATGTCCCATACGTTCTCTTCTAACTTTTTTTTCAGTAACTTCGACTCCACATCTATCACAAACGATTCCTTTATAACGGATTCTTTTATATTTACCACAAGCACATTCATAATCTTTTACAGGACCAAAAATTCTTTCACAAAAAAGACCATCTCTTTCTGGTTTATGTGTACGATAATTTATTGTTTCCGGTTTTAATACTTCTCCATGAGATTCTTTTAATATTACTTCTGGAGAAGCTAATCTAATAGTAATTTTACTGAATTTATTGTTTTTATTTTTATTCATTTTTCCTAAAAACTCATTATAGAAAATTCATTTTTCTAAATTAATATCTAATCCCAATCCTTTTAATTCATAACAAAGAACATTAAATGATTCAGGATTATTAGGTTCAGGCATAGGATCTCCTTTTACTATAGCTTCATAAGTTCTTGCTCTTCCTGTTACATCATCTGATTTAACAGTTAACATCTCTCGTAAAATATTAGATGCTCCAAATGCCTCTAAAGCCCAAACTTCCATTTCTCCAAAACGTTGTCCTCCAAATTGAGCTTTACCTCCTAAAGGTTGTTGAGTAATTAAAGAATAAGGTCCTATTGAACGAGCATGCATTTTATCATCTACCATATGACCTAATTTTAACATATATATTACTCCTACAGTAGCTGGTTGATCAAATCTTTCTCCTGTACCTCCATCAAATAAATAAGTAGTTCCAAAACGTGGAATTTTTGCTTTATTTGTATATTCAGAAATTTTTTCTATACTTGCTCCATCAAATATAGGTGTAGAAAATTTAACATTTAATTTAGAACCAGCCCAACCTAAAACTGTCTCATATATTTGACCTATATTCATTCTAGATGGAACTCCCAATGGATTTAAAACAATATCAACAGGACTTCCATCTTCTAAAAATGGCATATCTTCTACTCTAAGAATACGAGCTACTACTCCTTTATTTCCATGTCTTCCAGCCATTTTATCACCTACTTTTAATTTTCTTTTTTTAGCAATATATACTTTTGCCATTTTTACAATACCAGATGGTAATTCATCTCCTACTGTAATAGTAAATTTTTTGTGTTTTAAAATACTATTTAAATCATTTATTGCTATTTTATAATTATGTAAAATTTCTGATACTAAATTATTTATATCACTATTATTAGTCCAATTATTAGTAGAATCAATAACCATGTAATCCGATATACTATCAAGTATTTTCATATTGAATTTGATTCCTTTTTCTATTATTTTTTGTTTTTTTTCATTAAAAATAGGACTATCACAAATTTTATCATTTAATATAGAGTGTAATTTTTTTAAAAGAATATTTCTAATATGAGAAAATTTTTTTTTATATTCTTTTTCTAAATGTTCTATTTTTATTTTATCCTGAATTCTAGATTTTTTATCTTTTATACTTCTAGTAAAAAGTTTTGTATCTATTACTACTCCAAATAAAGAAGGTTCAGCTCTTAAAGATGCATCTTTAACGTTTCCAGCTTTATCTCCAAAAATAGCTCGTAATAATTTTTCTTCTGGTGTTGGATCTGATTCTCCTTTTGGTGTTATTTTTCCGATAAGAATATCACCAGGTTTAACTTCAGCACCAATTCTAACAATTCCATTTTCATCTAAATCTTTAGTAGCTTCTTCACTAACATTAGGAATGTCATTAGTTAATTCTTCCATTCCCAATTTTGTATCACGTACATCTAAAGAATATTCATCTATATGAATAGAAGTAAACCAATCTTCACTTACTACTCTTTCAGAAATTAAAACAGCATCTTCAAAATTATATCCATTACAAGGAATAAATGCTGCTTTTAAATTTCTTCCTAAAGCCAATTCTCCATTTTCTGTGGCATATCCATCACATAATATTTGTCCTTTAGTAACTCTCATACCTTTTTTTACAATCGGTTTTAAGGAAATACATGTATTTTGATTTGTTTTTCTAAATTTAATAAGATTATAACTTCTTACAGAAGTTTCATTAAAACTTACTAAGTTTTCTTTATCTGTTCTATCATAATGAATTATTATTTTTGTAGCATCTACATATTTTACTATACCATCTTTTTCTGCATTAATTAAAATTCTAGAATCTATTGCTATCTGTTTTTCTAATCCTGTACCAACTATAGGTGATTCAGGTTTTAATAATGGAACAGCTTGACGCATCATATTAGAACCCATAAGAGCTCTATTAGCATCATCATGCTCTAAAAATGGAATTAAAGAAGCAGATATAGAAGCTATTTGATTAGGAGCTACATCTATATAATTTACTTGATTTGCTTTTACTATAGGAAAATCACCATCTTCACGAGCTATAATTCTATTATATAAAAATTTTCCATATTTATCAATTGCATTTGCTTGTGCTATAATCTTTCCTTCTTCTTCTTCTGCACTTAAATATTTTACTTGATATTTTTCAACTTTACCTTTATTTACTAATTTATAAGGAGTTTCAACAAATCCCATTTTATTTATTTTAGCAAATACAGAAAGAGAAGATATTAATCCTATATTAGGTCCCTCTGGAGTTTCTATTGGACATAATCTTCCATAATGAGAATAATTAACATCTCTTACTTCAAAACCGGCTCTTTCTCTAGATAATCCACCAGGTCCTAAAGCAGAAAGTCTTCTTTTATGAGTTATCTCAGACAAAGGATTTGTTTGATCCATAAATTGAGATAATTGATTAGTTCCAAAAAAAGTATTTATTACAGATGATAAAGTTTTAGCGTTAATAAGATCTACAGGCATAAAAACTTCATTATCTCTAACATTCATTCTTTCTCTTATTGTTCTAGACATTCTAGCTAATCCAATACTAAATTGAGTATAAAGTTGTTCTCCTACAGTTCTTACGCGTCTGTTAGATAAATGATCAATATCATCTACTTCTCTTTTAGAATTAAATAAAGCATTTAAATGTTCTACTATAGCAATAATATCTTCTTTAGTTAAAACTAAAGAATTTGAATCAATACTTAATCCTAAACGTTTATTTAAACGATATCTTCCTACAGGACCTAAACTATATCTAGTATCAGAAAAAAATAATTTATCTATTACACTTCTAGCTGTTTCCTCATCTGGAGGTTCCGTATTTCTTAATTGTCTATAAATATATTCTACTGCTTCTTTTTCAGAATTAGTAGGATCCTTATGTAAAGTATTATAAATAATAGAGTAATCTTTTTTTTTACCTCCTTCTTTATGCAATAAAATAGTTTGAATTTCATGTTGATTAATAATATCTATATGTTCTTTTTTTAAAGAAATATCTCTATCTATAAGTATTTCATTTTTTTCTATAGATACTACTTCTCCTGTATCTTCATCTACAAAATCTTCATGCCATATTTTTAATATCCTAGCAGCTAAAGTCCTATTTAAAATATTATTTGTATTAA is a genomic window of Blattabacterium cuenoti containing:
- the miaA gene encoding tRNA (adenosine(37)-N6)-dimethylallyltransferase MiaA; its protein translation is MKKKFLVFILGPTCVGKTSISLFLAKKLKTEILSCDSRQFYKELKIGTSMPTKKELNNITHHFIGHLSIHDNYNAKLFEIDCLKKISKLFEKYTILIIVGGSGLYEKAITEGLSDIPKINLNIRNNLIFNFKKNGIYFLQKEFLKKKNKEDIIDIQNPKRLIRYLEIIESTGHSPSFFFKKKKNKRNFTILKIGLIMCRDNIYFRINSRVENMINKGLFEEAKLYYDYKYLNSLQTIGYNEIYNFFSKKENSINKTIEKIKINTRNYAKRQITWYKKDKKIKWFNPNEKDKILNFLLKKMGNTGFEPVTSCL
- a CDS encoding bifunctional folylpolyglutamate synthase/dihydrofolate synthase, which translates into the protein MNYSEIIKWIFKRLPIYQKNGLRSYKPGLKRIQNFCSYLGNPQNYFKSIHVGGTNGKGSTVHMLSSILQEEKYKIGLFTSPHLLDFRERITCNNILIEKDFIIDFIKNNKKFIEKEQISFFEMNTILAFQYFKYKKIDIAIIEVGLGGRLDSTNIIIPEISIITNISMDHTEILGKNKLEIAFEKAGIIKKNVSVIIGSKMSKNIQLIFLKESFKKNAPIYFFTEEKKNLKYQIPFEADYQNLNKNIVLKTIKILHDRKNFIISNKSIKKGLKNVIKNTNFRGRWQILQYYPKIICDIAHNEEGILMVNNQLKKESYERLHLVLGFVKEKKVDKILEYFPIKSFYYFCQPNIDRKFSINDLKKLVYNVLQDKEKISFYNTVKKAFFTAKKKAYKKDLILISGSTFVVSEVLLLY
- the glnS gene encoding glutamine--tRNA ligase — translated: MERIRFRFPPEPNGYLHIGHIKAICLNFELGRKYKSPVNLRFDDTNPVVENKNFIESIKKDIIFLGFKWDKESYASDYFTKLYEWAIKLIKDNKAYVDDQSQNIIKFQRKNPFEIGINSIYRNRSIDENLDLFDKMKNGFFKEGSCVLRAKINMESSNMNMRDPIMYRILQKKHHKTGYQWCIYPTYDWTHGQCDYIEQISHSLCSLEFENRKPLYNWYINQIYDEKKIKPKQIEFSRLNISHTITSKRKIKYLIEKKIIQSWDDPRILTISGLRHKGYTPISLINFVHNIGISKRNNIIDISLLEFCIRVHLNKIATRVMVVLDPIKLIIDNYPENTTEWIKAEKNPESTTIEFRKVPFSKYLFIEKNDFLEKEQENFFRLCIGKEVRLKNAYIIKANYIKKNFDGKITEIYCSYDQKSKSGKKEKNKEKGRVKSTLHWVSIKHSLPIKINLYNTLFLKKNPNIDFKKNINKKSIDKIMGYAEPFLKKAKKGDHYQFQRIGYFYVEKDKKNKIFFNKTVSIKNKWEKKIKKL
- the rpoC gene encoding DNA-directed RNA polymerase subunit beta'; the protein is MNKNKNNKFSKITIRLASPEVILKESHGEVLKPETINYRTHKPERDGLFCERIFGPVKDYECACGKYKRIRYKGIVCDRCGVEVTEKKVRRERMGHISLVVPVVHIWCFRSSPNKVGYLLGLPSKKLEMIIYYERYVVIQGGNAFHSDGSPYQKGDFLNEEEYLSILNSLPKGNQHLEDSDPNKFIAKMGAECIENLLNRINLDTLSIELRNQAHNETSKQRRTEALKRLQVVESFIEGKKNGGDPSWMIIHVLSVIPPELRPLVPLDGGRYAASDMTDLYRRVLIRNNRLKRLIEIKAPEVILRNEKRMLQEAVDSLFDNSRKVSAVKSEANRPLKSLSDILKGKQGRFRQNLLGKRVDYSARSVIVVGPHLKLHECGIPKDMAAELYKPFIIRKLIERGIVKTVKSSKRIIDKREPMIWDILENVLKGHPVLLNRAPTLHRLGIQAFQPKLIEGKAIQLHPLVCSAFNADFDGDQMAVHLPLSDGAILEAQLLMLASQNILNPANGSPITVPSQDMVLGLYYMTKPLLSDSSRNVKGEGLIFYSPEEVEIAYNQKIVDLHALIKVKVNIREENKFLSKLIETTVGRVLFNQVVPEKVGFINESLTKKSLREIIGKILYLTDVPTASNFLDDIKELGFYNAFKGGLSFGLGDIIIPDNKKYMVNHAIKQVDDVKINYNMGLITNNERYNQVIDIWTNTNTMLTEKVMKYMREDRQGFNPVYMMLDSGARGSKEQIRQLSGMRGLMAKPKKAGSSGGEIIENPILSNFREGLSILEYFISTHGARKGLADTALKTADAGYLTRRLVDAAQDVIIKIEDCNTLRGLEISALKKNEEIVETLFDRILGRVSLNDIFHPKTNELIVNSREMINEIIANIIEKSGIEIIEVRSPLTCEAKMGICSKCYGRNLSTGEIVQKGEAVGVIAAQSIGEPGTQLTLRTFHVGGTAGNITESSQIRTKYNGIVEFEDLKLVKKNSGKVGIVVSRSTEMKFFNEKKSSILMMNNIPYGATLYVKHGDKLKKGDLICKWDLYNAVIIAEFSGKISYEHLEQGVTFQIEIDEQTGFQEKVITEVRNKNLIPTLKILDEDNKELKIYNLPVGAHLMVEDEETIDIGKILVKVPRRSAKSGDITGGLPRLSELFEARNPSNPAVVSEMDGIVTHGKIKRGNREIIVESKTGEIRKYLVKLSNQILVQENDYVKAGMPLSDGAVTPNDILNIRGPRAVQEYLIKEIQEVYRLQGVKINDKHFEVIVLQMMRKVEVIDIGDSKFLEGSIEYKDDFIEENDRISQMRVVEDNGDSDIFKNGDIISYRDFINENAVLKYKNKKLIKTRNAIAATARPILQGITRAALQTKSFISAASFQETTKVLSEAAISSKTDYLYGLKENVIVGHKIPAGTGLREYESISAEILE
- the rpoB gene encoding DNA-directed RNA polymerase subunit beta, with translation MNTEKISERITFASVAKQVEYPDFLDIQIKSFKEFFQLDTKPENIKNEGLFKAFTENFPISDARNSFVLEFKGYSIDSPRYSIEECLERGLTYSVPLKAKLKLYCTDPEHEDFETVYQDVYLGTCPYMTPSGSFIFNGSERVIVSQLHRSPGVFFGQSNHANGTKLYSARIIPFKGSWIEFATDINNVMYAYIDRKKKLPMTTLLRAIGYERDKDILEIFDLAEEIKITEFNTNNILNRTLAARILKIWHEDFVDEDTGEVVSIEKNEILIDRDISLKKEHIDIINQHEIQTILLHKEGGKKKDYSIIYNTLHKDPTNSEKEAVEYIYRQLRNTEPPDEETARSVIDKLFFSDTRYSLGPVGRYRLNKRLGLSIDSNSLVLTKEDIIAIVEHLNALFNSKREVDDIDHLSNRRVRTVGEQLYTQFSIGLARMSRTIRERMNVRDNEVFMPVDLINAKTLSSVINTFFGTNQLSQFMDQTNPLSEITHKRRLSALGPGGLSRERAGFEVRDVNYSHYGRLCPIETPEGPNIGLISSLSVFAKINKMGFVETPYKLVNKGKVEKYQVKYLSAEEEEGKIIAQANAIDKYGKFLYNRIIAREDGDFPIVKANQVNYIDVAPNQIASISASLIPFLEHDDANRALMGSNMMRQAVPLLKPESPIVGTGLEKQIAIDSRILINAEKDGIVKYVDATKIIIHYDRTDKENLVSFNETSVRSYNLIKFRKTNQNTCISLKPIVKKGMRVTKGQILCDGYATENGELALGRNLKAAFIPCNGYNFEDAVLISERVVSEDWFTSIHIDEYSLDVRDTKLGMEELTNDIPNVSEEATKDLDENGIVRIGAEVKPGDILIGKITPKGESDPTPEEKLLRAIFGDKAGNVKDASLRAEPSLFGVVIDTKLFTRSIKDKKSRIQDKIKIEHLEKEYKKKFSHIRNILLKKLHSILNDKICDSPIFNEKKQKIIEKGIKFNMKILDSISDYMVIDSTNNWTNNSDINNLVSEILHNYKIAINDLNSILKHKKFTITVGDELPSGIVKMAKVYIAKKRKLKVGDKMAGRHGNKGVVARILRVEDMPFLEDGSPVDIVLNPLGVPSRMNIGQIYETVLGWAGSKLNVKFSTPIFDGASIEKISEYTNKAKIPRFGTTYLFDGGTGERFDQPATVGVIYMLKLGHMVDDKMHARSIGPYSLITQQPLGGKAQFGGQRFGEMEVWALEAFGASNILREMLTVKSDDVTGRARTYEAIVKGDPMPEPNNPESFNVLCYELKGLGLDINLEK